A window of the Buchnera aphidicola (Pterocallis alni) genome harbors these coding sequences:
- the rpmC gene encoding 50S ribosomal protein L29, with protein sequence MKLTELRACSVQHLQAELGSLLREQFNLRIQLRIGKLKQTHRLKKVKKKIVKVKTIMKEKIKDIT encoded by the coding sequence ATGAAATTAACAGAATTACGTGCATGTTCTGTGCAGCATTTGCAAGCAGAACTTGGTAGTTTATTAAGAGAACAATTTAATTTAAGAATTCAACTACGTATTGGAAAATTAAAACAAACTCATCGTTTAAAGAAAGTAAAAAAAAAAATTGTAAAAGTAAAAACAATAATGAAGGAAAAAATTAAGGATATTACATGA
- the rplP gene encoding 50S ribosomal protein L16 yields MLQPKRTKFRKMHKGKNRGLTLNSKIHFGTFGLKAVTRGRLNSREIESARRVITKAMNRQGKVWIRVFPDKPITQKPLEVRMGKGKGNVEYWVALVQPGTILYEIDGLSESESRLAFKLASAKLSVKTLFCQ; encoded by the coding sequence ATGTTACAACCTAAGCGTACTAAATTTAGAAAAATGCATAAAGGAAAAAACAGGGGATTAACTTTAAATTCTAAAATTCATTTTGGTACATTTGGATTAAAAGCTGTTACTAGAGGCAGATTGAATTCAAGAGAAATTGAATCTGCTAGAAGAGTGATTACAAAAGCAATGAATAGACAAGGGAAAGTATGGATACGTGTTTTCCCAGATAAACCAATTACTCAAAAACCATTAGAAGTTCGTATGGGTAAAGGAAAAGGAAATGTTGAGTATTGGGTTGCTTTAGTACAACCTGGCACTATTTTATATGAAATTGATGGATTATCTGAATCAGAATCACGCTTAGCTTTTAAATTAGCATCTGCTAAATTATCTGTAAAAACATTATTTTGTCAATAA